The following proteins are co-located in the Planctomycetota bacterium genome:
- a CDS encoding ABC transporter ATP-binding protein encodes MNNDKPVLELRGVQKVFEGRTVLKDINLEVARGETLVIIGGSGCGKSTLLRTIIGEYTPDAGHVILWGHDFCCAAPHEKDRLRRRFGVLFQSGALYSSMTVGENVALPLREHTDLDERIIRMIIKMKLELVGLRDFEDLMPNQISGGMRKRVGLARAIALDPELLFYDEPTSGLDPIATSVIDQLIIDLRTKLSVTSVVVTHDMKSALRTADRIAMLYNGEFIAIGPPEEFRDPTDERVRQFVQGLADGPIPLRVSKTDYLSDLLGFEPAAT; translated from the coding sequence ATGAATAACGATAAGCCCGTTCTGGAACTCCGCGGCGTCCAGAAGGTTTTCGAGGGCCGCACCGTCCTCAAGGACATCAACCTGGAGGTCGCCCGCGGCGAGACGCTGGTCATCATCGGCGGGTCGGGCTGCGGCAAGTCGACGCTCCTGAGGACGATCATCGGCGAATATACGCCCGACGCCGGACACGTCATCCTGTGGGGCCACGACTTCTGCTGCGCAGCGCCCCACGAGAAGGACCGCCTCCGCCGACGCTTCGGCGTCCTCTTCCAGTCCGGGGCCCTCTACTCGTCCATGACGGTCGGCGAAAACGTCGCCCTCCCCTTGCGCGAGCACACCGACCTGGACGAACGCATCATCCGCATGATCATCAAAATGAAACTCGAACTCGTCGGACTCAGGGACTTCGAGGACCTCATGCCGAACCAGATCTCCGGCGGCATGCGCAAACGCGTCGGACTCGCCAGGGCCATCGCCCTGGACCCCGAACTCCTCTTCTACGACGAACCGACCAGCGGACTCGACCCCATCGCCACCAGCGTCATCGACCAACTCATCATCGACCTGAGGACGAAACTCAGCGTCACCAGCGTCGTCGTCACCCACGACATGAAAAGCGCCCTGCGGACGGCCGACCGCATCGCCATGCTCTACAACGGCGAGTTCATCGCCATCGGACCGCCGGAGGAGTTCCGCGACCCCACGGACGAGCGCGTCCGGCAGTTCGTCCAGGGCCTGGCCGACGGGCCCATCCCCCTGCGCGTCTCGAAAACCGATTACCTCTCGGACCTCTTGGGCTTTGAGCCCGCCGCAACATAA
- a CDS encoding MlaD family protein, whose protein sequence is MPHHPVRNQVVAGAFVLLALTATVVVLVLVGGWQSWFEETHELRIHFLTAPNIKVGSPVLMAGHPIGRVTDVGVVEVPRPPEAKGLCYKVEVRARIPKKYVLYANARIVITQSLVGQSAAVNIAEVGFGKPLEGALAGEQASPFAAAAGELGIGEEEKKGIKEILRDFREIAAKAKESIPDTLDKLKATSANLAEVSEKAKGAVAKVDAILDENRENLKKTITHASSLAEKADKGTDEILVNARAASADLKVAVADFKIVAADAKALLALNKGGLGRTIQNFNETSEHLKALAKEVRRAPWRLFAKPDKEEVESLNLYDVARAFASAATDLETLADTLQTMVEAKKDGVAVDQEMLDGMQKRLEETFARYQEAEAALWKEFERIQK, encoded by the coding sequence ATGCCACACCATCCCGTCCGGAACCAGGTCGTCGCGGGGGCCTTCGTCCTCCTCGCCCTCACCGCCACCGTCGTCGTCCTCGTCCTCGTAGGCGGCTGGCAGTCATGGTTCGAGGAGACGCACGAACTCCGCATCCACTTCCTGACCGCCCCGAACATCAAGGTCGGCAGCCCGGTCCTGATGGCCGGCCACCCAATTGGCCGCGTCACCGACGTCGGCGTCGTCGAGGTCCCCCGCCCGCCCGAGGCCAAGGGCCTGTGCTACAAGGTCGAGGTCCGCGCCAGGATCCCCAAGAAATACGTCCTCTACGCGAACGCGCGCATCGTCATCACGCAGAGTCTCGTCGGCCAGTCCGCCGCCGTCAACATCGCAGAGGTGGGCTTCGGCAAGCCGCTCGAAGGAGCGCTCGCGGGCGAGCAGGCATCCCCCTTCGCCGCCGCCGCCGGCGAACTCGGCATCGGCGAAGAAGAAAAAAAGGGCATCAAGGAAATCCTCCGAGACTTCCGCGAAATCGCCGCCAAGGCCAAAGAAAGCATCCCCGATACCCTCGATAAACTCAAAGCCACCAGCGCCAACCTCGCCGAAGTCTCCGAAAAAGCCAAGGGCGCCGTCGCCAAGGTCGACGCAATCCTCGACGAAAACCGCGAAAACCTCAAAAAAACCATCACCCACGCGAGCAGCCTCGCCGAAAAGGCCGACAAGGGGACCGACGAGATCCTCGTCAACGCCCGCGCCGCCTCCGCCGACCTCAAGGTCGCCGTCGCCGATTTCAAAATCGTCGCCGCCGACGCCAAAGCCCTCCTCGCCCTCAACAAAGGCGGCCTCGGCCGGACCATCCAGAACTTCAACGAGACCAGCGAACACCTCAAGGCCCTCGCCAAGGAAGTCCGACGGGCGCCCTGGCGACTCTTCGCCAAGCCCGATAAGGAAGAGGTCGAATCCTTGAACCTCTACGACGTCGCCCGCGCCTTCGCCTCCGCCGCCACAGACCTCGAAACCCTCGCCGACACGCTCCAGACCATGGTCGAGGCCAAAAAGGATGGCGTCGCCGTGGACCAGGAAATGCTCGACGGAATGCAGAAACGCCTCGAAGAAACCTTCGCCCGATACCAGGAGGCCGAGGCCGCCCTCTGGAAAGAGTTCGAACGAATCCAGAAGTGA
- a CDS encoding FAD-dependent monooxygenase — MLYDVLIVGAGPAGAAAAKILADHGATVALVDAARFPRAKPCAGWLNAHAVRDFPFLNTIRRKVRAAPFRHLLFHSPDLQATARYSSRSHLGYIVSRKRFDAALVRLAADAGAETFLGRKVVAVQAAERNVTVTLASGRRLVGRLLIGADGAAGIVARSLGLRERWTDQQVVACLAKDVPLTRKQSADGFEGAIHVALGFGGASGYAWAFPGAGAVNVGIGIRATEAGRLPSLYDAWVDGLRRKGMLPKRANLARPSGAVIP; from the coding sequence ATGCTGTATGACGTTCTCATCGTCGGCGCCGGGCCCGCCGGGGCCGCCGCCGCCAAAATCCTCGCCGACCACGGCGCAACCGTCGCCCTCGTGGACGCCGCCCGCTTCCCGCGCGCCAAACCCTGCGCCGGCTGGCTCAACGCCCACGCGGTCCGCGACTTCCCCTTCCTCAACACGATTCGCCGCAAGGTCCGCGCCGCCCCCTTCCGCCACCTCCTCTTCCACTCGCCGGACCTCCAGGCCACAGCCCGGTACTCCAGCCGGTCGCACCTGGGATACATCGTCTCCCGCAAGAGGTTCGACGCGGCCCTGGTGCGCCTGGCCGCCGACGCCGGCGCCGAGACCTTCCTCGGCCGCAAAGTCGTCGCCGTCCAGGCCGCCGAACGCAACGTCACGGTGACGCTCGCCTCCGGCCGACGCCTCGTCGGCCGACTCCTCATCGGGGCCGACGGCGCCGCCGGCATTGTCGCTCGCTCCCTCGGCCTCCGCGAACGATGGACCGACCAGCAGGTGGTCGCCTGCCTCGCCAAGGACGTCCCGCTCACACGGAAGCAATCGGCCGACGGCTTCGAGGGCGCCATCCACGTCGCCCTCGGCTTCGGCGGCGCCTCGGGCTACGCCTGGGCGTTTCCGGGCGCCGGCGCCGTCAACGTCGGCATCGGCATCCGCGCCACCGAGGCCGGACGCCTGCCATCCCTCTACGACGCCTGGGTCGATGGACTCCGCCGAAAAGGCATGCTCCCCAAACGGGCGAACCTCGCCAGACCCTCCGGAGCCGTCATCCC